AGCAGGCAGAGAAAGATGGAGGGCAAGGATGCCATAAGCGGTAAGATCGGCATAGATGAGAAATCCATACCGTTTTACACCGAGTCCATTATTCCCCAGAATGTGAGAGAGGTAATTTCGTTAGCCCGGACAATTTCAGAAGGTGCCCCCCTATGGAAAGTCATAGTATCGCCCGATGTATATGAGAACGTCAGCAAGTACGTAGAGGTGAATAAGCTCACAGCCCCAAATGGGACCCTATTCTCCATCCTCGCCGTCGAGGAGGGGGCTGTCCAGTTGTAATTACGCACAATAGACCTTCCTATTTTATTCGGTAAGACATCTTTTTTCGTTCCATTATGTCGAGTTGGGGTTTTTGAACCTTTTCTTTTTGAGTGTTAAAATCTATTGTTTATGTCAGTGCCGGTATTATGACATAAAATATATCGACCTGCGCTTTTAGGATGAGTTCAACCATGGAGAGTATAAATCTTAAGGACCTAAGTCCCGATGAACTGGAGGGTTTTGTAGCCAATCTGGGAGAGAAGTCATATCGTGCCCGGCAGTTGGGAAAGTGGATGTATCAAAAAAGGACGACTTCATTCGACGATATGACCGACCTGCCCAAGGACTTCAGGCAAACCCTCGCCCAAGCGGCCTTTATATCTTCTCTCCGCCTGATCGAAGAGCGGGTTTCCCGGGACGGCACCAAAAAGTATCTCTTTGAGCTTTCCGATGGGAACCGGGTAGAAAGCGTATTAATTCCGGATGGAAAGAGGTCTACGCTTTGTATCTCTTCTCAGGTTGGGTGCGCTCTTGGTTGCACTTTTTGCCTTACCGGAAGAGTGGGGAGGATAAGGAATCTCAAGCCCTCCGAGATATTAGACCAGTTTCTCCAGGTGAGCGGTCTCAACCACGAACCGGTTACCAACATAGTTTTCATGGGTATGGGCGAGCCTCTAGACAACCTGGAAAGTACGGTAAGAGCATTGCAAACATTCACCCATCCCGATTACATCGGATTTTCTTCAAAGAAGATTACGGTATCTACTTCCGGCTTGGTTCCCAAGATCAGGGAGCTAGGAGAAAGAATCTCGGTAAACCTATCCGTCTCGCTAAACGCACCCAAGGATGAGTTGAGGGATAAGATCATGCCCATAAACAGAAAATACCCCATAAATAAGCTTCTCGAAGAGGTAAAGAGGTTTCCCGTGCCCAATAGGAAGCTTTTGACCTTCGAGTACGTTCTGCTCAAGGGCATAAACGACTCGGACCGGGATGCCAGAGAGCTAGGCGAATTGCTGAAGGGGATTAGGTGCAAGGTAAATTTGATCCCGTTTAATGAAGCCCCTCCGCTTTCCTATGAATCTCCCTCGGAGGAGAGGGTATTTCAGTTTCAGCGAATTTTAATAGCATATGGGCTCGACGTAAGGATAAGGAAGAACCGCGGCCGGGATATACTCGGTGCTTGCGGGCAGCTTGCGGCGACTTATCCAGTCGAGAAGGTGGCTAAACACTCAAGGTAGGGCGAGTTAATATGAATGGAGGTAAGTAATATATAAAGGACGCAAGATGCATGATGCACGAATAAATAACATGAGTCACGCATCATACATCGTTTGAATGAGCTCACGACGAAGTCTTGAATCGCCCGTTCGTGTGAATATGTTGATTAATGGGTAAAAATTCGACGAGACTAAAATGAAAGGTTCGGAAGTAAGGCAAAAATTTCTTGATTACTTTGAGGAAAGGGGACACACCGTCGTCAAAAGCTCCTCCTTAATACCCAAGAATGACCCGACTCTGCTATTCACGAACGCCGGGATGGTGCAGTTTAAGGATGTGTTCCTGGGGTTTGACATCCGCCCGTATAAAAGGGCTACATCGTGCCAAAAGTGCGTCCGAGCCGGGGGCAAGCACAACGACCTGGAGAACGTCGGATACACTGCCCGGCACCATACCTTCTTCGAGATGCTGGGCAATTTCTCTTTCGGAGATTATTTTAAGAGGGAAGCGATCAAGTTCGGGTGGGAGCTGATTACTAAGATGTATAAACTCCCCGAGGACAGGCTCTACGTCACCGTCTTCAGGGACGATGATGAAGCATTCGATTTATGGAGTGATGAAATCGGACTCTCCCAGGACCGCATTTTTCGTATGGGAGAGAAAGACAATTTCTGGGCGATGGGCGATACCGGTCCCTGTGGACCGTGCTCCGAGATCATAATCGACCAGGGTGAATCCTTCGGCTGCGGGAAACCAACCTGTACCGTCGGCTGTGACTGCGACCGTTATCTTGAACTCTGGAACCTGGTTTTCATGCAGTTTGAGAGGGATTCATCGGGTAAGCTGTCGCCGCTTCCCAATCCGAGCATAGACACCGGAATGGGGCTGGAAAGGGTTACGGCAGTTCTTCAGGGAGTCAGGAGCAATTATGAGACCGACCTCCTTCGCCCGATCATAGCCCGGGTTGAAGAGATATCGGATAAAGCTTATGGCAAGGATGCTTCATCCGACGTATCTATGAGGGTAATGGCAGACCACGCCCGCGCTGTAACCTTCTTGATCTCGGACGGAGTAATCCCTTCAAACGAGGGCCGGGGGTACGTGCTCAGAAGGATATTAAGACGCGCAGTACGCCATGCCCGGATGCTTGGTATCAAAGAGCCCTGCCTGTTTAATCTGGCCTACAGGGTAAAGGAATTGATGGAAGATGCCTACCCGGAGATTAGAGAGAGGCTTAGTTTTGTCGTGGATGTGGTCAAGAATGAAGAAGAGAGGTTTTTTGAGACGATTGACCGGGGATTGGAGCTCTTAAATGTGGAGATTGAAAAGCATAAGGGGGAGAGAATCCTACCCGGCGACGTGGTCTTTAGGCTTTATGATACCTTTGGTTTTCCGGTGGACTTAACCCAGGATATAACCAGGGAAAGCGGGCTTGAGCTCGACTATGCCGGGTTTGAGAAGGAGATGGAGAGACAGAGGGAACGGTCAAGATTGGCTTGGAAGGGTTCGGGTGACGAGGAGTTACTGCCGTTATACAAGGAGTTCATCTCCGGAGGGCTTGTGGTGAGCTTCACCGGCTACGATAAAACCAGCGATAGGGGCAGGGTTACTGCAATCATAAGCCAAGGAAGGCTTGTCGATAGCGCCAGTGAGGGCGACAGTGTAGAGCTTATAACCGATAAAACCCCATTTTACGGGGAGTCCGGAGGCCAGGTGGGGGATAAGGGAATCATAGAAGGCGAGTCCGGTGTGGTCGAGGTTGTCGATACCAAGAAGCCTTTTCCCAACTTTATAGTTCATCATGGGGTTATCAAAAAGGGAACGCTCTGGGTTGGAGACATGGTAGAGCTTCGAGTAGATGAAGGGCAAAGATACGGTGCTAAAACCCATCATACCACCACCCACATACTCCATGCCGTGTTGAGGGAGGTTCTTGGAACCCATGTTAGACAGGCCGGGTCCTTGGTAGCGCCGGAGAGGCTGAGGTTCGATTTTACTCACTTCTCGTCAGTCGACAACAAGACCATTCGCAAGATGGAGGAAATCATAAACGAGAGGGTCAGGTGGGATGACCAAGTGATCATCCAGACGGATGTTCCTTATGACCAGGCAATAAAGAGCGGGGCGATGGCCATCTTTGAGGAGAAATATGGAGACAGAGTCAGGGTGGTGAATATCGGCGATTACAGCAAGGAGTTGTGTGGCGGGACCCATTTGCATACGACTGGAGAAGCGGGTCTTTTCAAAATCGTGACCGAGACAGCTTCATCCGCCGGGGTCAGAAGAATAGAGGCTCTAGCCGGGGAATCCGCCTGGAGATTCCTGAAAAAGCAGGAAGAAACACTTATCGAGGCTTCTAACCTTTTACGGGTACCTCAGTCCGAGTTGGTCTCCAGGTTGAAGAAGATGGTTGAAGAAAATGAGAGGCTCAAGAGAGAACTCGAATCATTCAAAAGCAGGGCCATGACCGAGAAGGCAAAAGAACTCATCGACAGCGTGAGGGAGGTAAACGGCATAAGGGTTCTTTCCGTCGATGTCGGAGAGGCCGGCCCGGATGAACTCAGAAAGGTCTGGGATGACATAAAGACTGAACTCAGCTCTGGTCTTGCTGTTCTCGGAGGCAAGAGCGACGGAAAGGCCTTCCTTCTGGTCGGTGTCACGAAGGATTTGAGCAAAAGATTTCACGCCGGGAAAATGGTCAAGGAGCTGGCATCATACATTGGCGGAGGAGGCGGGGGAAAGCCGGATATGGCACAGGCTGGCGGAAATAAACCGGAGAATCTAGATAAAGCGCTTAAGAAGGCCTATGAAATCGTTAGCAGCACTTAGCTTTTCTACGAAAAGGAAAAGCTTATCTGCTGATTCCCTTCTTCTCCAATACATGCTTTATCTTCTTCAAAGCGGCATTCTCGATCTGTCTAACCCGTTCTCGGGAGAGGTTCAGTTTTGTGCCCAGTTCCTCGAGAGTTAGAGGATTATCTCGGAGAATTCTATTCTCTATTATGAAGCGTTCTCTGTCTTTGAGGGATTTCAAGGCGGTCTCAAGCTCGCTTTTAACCTTTTCTTCCTCTTCCGCTTTGGTAATTATCTCTTCCTGGTTTGATACTTCATCTACCAGGAAATCAAGGTGAGTTGTATCCACGCTATTGTTGAGTTCGGTATTAAGAGAAAGGTCCTTGCCTCCCATTCTCTGCTCCATTTCTACCACGGCCTCGTCGGAGACGCCGAGTTCCTCGGCCAGATTTTTATAATCCTCGGGGGTTAGATTTTCATCGGTAATATCCATCTTCTGTTTTGTGGAACGAAGCTTATAAAACAGTTTTCTCTGCGCCTGTGTTGTTCCAATCTTAACCAGGCTCCAAGTCCTGATTATGTAGTTATGGATGTAAGCCCTTATCCACCAGACGGCGTAGGAAATAAGGCGGTAGCCCTTAGTGGGGTCAAACCTCTTCACTGCCTGCATCAATCCTACATTCCCTTCCTGAATCAAGTCCATGGGGTTAAGCCCGTAGTTTTTATACTCATTGGCAATCTTCACCACAAACCTTAGATTTGAGGTTATGAGCTTACGAGCGGCCTTTAAATCCCCATTCTTTTTATACCGCATGGCCAGCTTATATTCCTCTTCCCGGCTGAGAATGGGATAATTGCTTATCTCGGCCAGATAGCGCTCCATGGATGTAGTCGGAGCAGGAAGTGCTTTATTAAAATATTCTTTTTCCTTTTTATCCTCGTCTGTCATTTTCAACCCTAAATTCCAAGCCTGGTCTATTACGCTTAGCGTTAATAATTAATTATACTATCCAACTAAGCCCCCCTATTCAACATTGATGAAGGGTGAGGGCTAAGGATTCAGGACCAAACTCACTTTTCCCCGTTTTTATTCGATTTTTCTCATATATGATGTTAAGCTGTTAAAATAAGGGTTTTAGTATGTCGATCAAGGCAAGCTTTTGTGAATAAAAGTTTAAGGGAGGTAGTAGATGACGGATAAAGTGGTAGAAGCAGGAGATACCGTAAAATTTAGCTTTGTGGGAAAGTTTGAAGACGGTTCCGTCTTTGATACATCGGATAAGCCGATATCGGTGGAGATTGGGACCGGTAAGCTCATAAAAGGGCTTGATAAGGAGATCATGGGAATGAAGGAAGGCCAGGAGAAAAAAGTGATGGTATCTCCTGAGGAGGGTTATGGCGAGGAAAATCCCAAGCTCGTAGGGGTGATTCCTTCTGAGGTTTTCAGGAAAAACAACATCGAGCCGGAAGTAGGAATGGTGCTCAAAACCCCGCAGGGCAACTGTCACGTGACCGCGGTCTCCGGTGATGACATAGAGGTCAACTTCAATCACCCACTGGCCGGGAGAAATTTAATATTTGATATCAAGATTGAGGAGATAATAAAGAAATAAAACTTTTCTCTGGACAAAGAGGGGATGGGCCAAAGAGCAAAAATTTGTTGATATCAGGCGGCTAGCTTTTATAATTTAAAGGGGTGCACGGATAGATGGATACTTTGCTAAGTATATGCATTGGAGTTGGGTTAAGCGCCGCATGCGGGTTTCGGATCTTTATGCCGCTTTTGATAATGAGCATCGCCTCTCTCTCTGGCCATCTTACTCTGGCTCCAGGCTTTGAGTGGATTGGGACATATGAAGCGCTGGGAGCTTTTGCCGTAGCTTCATTCCTGGAGATTTCCGCCTATTATATTCCATGGGTTGACAACCTGCTGGATTCGGTTGCCGTGCCGGCGGCAACAATTGCCGGGACGGTGGTGATGGCTTCTTCGGTCTCGGAGATGAGTCCGTTGCTACAGTGGGCACTTGCCGTAATCGTGGGCGGAGGGGTTGCCGGGACTATTCAGGGATTCACCACTATAACCAGGGTGGCTTCTACTGCTACGACCGGTGGTTTGGGAAATTTCGTGGTCTCCACCGCTGAGGCGGGCAGCTCAATTTTCCTCTCTATTCTGGCGATCTTTTTGCCCGCTATTGCAGCGCTAGCAGTTCTGGGGGTTCTCTATTTTGCGCTAAAAAAGATAGTAGGCTGGTTCATCGGAAGGAAGAGTCTTAAGTCATATCAGCGTAGTGAAACTACCTCTCCATCTCTTAATTAATAACCTTCCTCACCCTTCGTCGTAGTCTATCCTGAGAAAAGCCGAAGGACTCAGGGTGAAGGGATTTTAATGTGAGCTTTTCCCCCTTCATGGTGAGCCTTTCGGCTACTCTCAAGATAAACGGAGTTGAACCATGAGCGCATCGTCAGGACCAGGACAGGCTTCCCCTGTAAGGGGCGAAGGGATAATTGTCGTCATTGCCGCTTTGTTTTGGCGGCGAAGCAATCTCCTATTTCGGACAAGTTTGCATTCTTTCGTAGATTCAGAAGGGGTATCCGCCGAATTGATTTGTGGAAGAGCTAGAATGGTAAACCACAAGTAATCAACCGGATTTATATTAGCTATATGAGCTAGCCTATTTGTTTTATCAGTTTTTCTGCGGCCATTTCGCCGGAATGAACACAATCAGGGAGGCCAACCCCATAGTAGGCACCTCCGGCCAGGGCCAGACCTGGATATTTATCCACGCGGTTAAAGATTCGAGATACAAGCTCAAGATGACCTACATGGTATTGAGGCATTGAATTAGGATAACGTCGTAAAGATTCAAATACTGGGTCACCCTTAATTTGGAGTAATCGAGATAGCTCCTCATGCACTATCTCGGTCAGCAGGGCATCATCCCGCTCATATATCTCCGGCTGAATAGCGCCGCCGAGAAAGCATCTCAGTAGAGCAAACCCTTCCGGGGCACGTCCGGGAAATTTCACGCTGCTGAACGAGCAGGCTATTATGGAGCGCCCTTCCACTGCCGGCACCACAAATCCAAAACCATTTAATGGATGCAATATGTCTTTTCGCCTGTAGGCCATGTTGATTACGACGGAGGAGGCAAATTGAATCCCGGAGAGGTCCTCGGAGAGGGATCGATCAAAGCCCTTTACTAATTTTGATGCAAGGTTTGATGCTGCTGCGATGATAACCGCATCTGCGGAAAAGCCTTCTCCTTGGTCGGTTGTTACATGCCAATTACCATCCTTAAACTCCAAGTCTTTTACCTGCTTGGCTAGTTTTATCACCCCTTCGGGCAGATGCGAGGTGATGCTGTTGACCAGGGTTTCCATGCCGTCTCTTAAAGACATAAACAAGCTGTAACGGGCGCCGCTATCAGCTCTTTTTAGTTTTTTTGCCTTTTGTTGTTCATGGAGCATCGCCCTGATTATACTTCCGTGCTCTACTTCCATCTCCAAAAAGCGGGGCATTGTAGCGCGCATACTGAGCTTCTCCGGGTCGGCGGTGTAGATCCCACCAATCATCGGTTGAGCAAGGCGCTCTAGGGCCTCCCGTCCCAACCTGCGGATGACAAACGAAGCGAGGCTTTCATCGTCTTTATGCGTTTTGGCCGGGATAACCAGGTCCATAAGCATGCGCAGCTTCCCATGCCAAGAGAAGAGGGGTGATGTTAGGAACGGTTTGAATTGGGTGGGTGCTATCATAAAAAGGCCGTCCGGTATGGGAATTAACTCCCCGCTCCTAACGACGAAAGTGCGACGGTTTTTATCGTCGGTATTAATCAGTTGTGATTCCAGACCGAGCCGCCTGCACAAATCAAACGCCCAGGGTTTGGTGGTTATGAAAGAGTCGGGACCTTCTTCTATCAGGAACCCGTCTTTATTTTTTGTGGCTATGACACCGCCAACTCGTTCTCTAGCCTCGAGGAGAACTACGTCAAGAGATAGTTTTTTCTCGGAACCCAACTCAACTAGGCGATGTGCCGCGCTTAAACCGGCTATACCCCCGCCGATGACTATGATGCGCATGTATTTATATATTTAGCCATAAATTTATACCGGGAGATAGTCTTAAGCCGTCTCATGAGGTAAACGTGAACTATGGAATGAGATGATGCATGATACACGATCCATGACCCATTATGCATGATTCAAGATGCACGATATTTTTGTGTGTTTTATCCTGCATCCTGCATCCTGTATACTGCATCTTGTTTTAGATATCTTTCCACGACGTCTGCTAATGCCTCAATGAACTTGGGATCGTCGTTTACGGTGTTGGCCCGAAGTAAGGTGATTCCGACTTCCTCCGCAACTTCAGCGGCTTCGATGCCGATATCGTAGAGCACCTCTACATGGTCGCAGAGGAAACCGATCGGCTGAACCACTGCGTAGCTCACACCTTCTTTTGCCAGCTTGCGAAGCAGGTCGCCTATATCCGGCTCCAGCCACGGGTCGGTCGGTCGGCCGCTTCTGCTCTGGTAGCAAAGCGTCCATTGCACATGATTTATCTGCTCGGCAACGAGTCGACAAGAGGTTAATAGTTGCTGAACATACGGAGATTCATTTGCCATTGGTACGGGGATGCTGTGGGCTGTAAAGATGAGGGCGGAATCTACACGTTTATCCGCCGGGATTTGGGAGAGACATTCGGCAACACGGTCTGCCGAAGCCTCGATAAAAAGCGGATGGTCAAACAGCGGAGGGCTGTATTCGACATGCAGGCTCACGCCTGTTTTTGCCATCGCTTCCTCCACGTCGCGCTGATACCTTTCCCAACTGGCGTCGCATTGATGTGCGGCCATAATCATTCCGAGCACGTGCCTTACACCACTCTCGTACATTTTTTTTATCGTGTCCGAAAGGAAGGGATGCCAGTTTCTCATCCCTACATAAACCGGAATGGTGTGGCCACGCCTTCTTAGATAATCTTGAAGACCTTTCGCCTGCCTGAAGGTTAGTTCGTTAATCGGCGATTTGCCGCCTATGATCTCGTAGTGATGTGCCACCTCTTCCAATCTTTCCGGCGGAATCGGGCGACCGCTGGCGACGTAAGCCAAGAATGGTCTTATGTCTTCAGGCTTCTCCGGCCCTCCATAGGCGATCATGAGTATGGCATCGTATTTTTGGGACATTAAAGAAACTCCTCTAAACTCTGACTGAGATTATACCATTGAGTAGCTTTGTATTTTATATTAACTGACTCCGATGTGGGAAAGACCAAAAAGTTGTCATTCCCACATGTATTAGTGGGAATCCGGTATTATAGATTCCCGATTACTACATTCGGGAATGACAACTGTAACCAGGCTTGAATGTCTTCCTGTAAGAGACCCTTATATTCTTGAAGAATCTCCGCCAATGTTGCTCCATGAGCAAGCAGGTTCAGAATGTACTCGACAGTTAGGTGGGTTCCTCTTATTACCGGCTTTCCAGCCATGACTTTTGGATTTAAGGTAATTCGCTCAAGTAATTGCTGGTCATTCATAAGGGAAACCTAATAATTCGGGGTCGTTGATGGTGAATATACAATAATAAACAATCTTTTAAAGCAACGGGATTGGGCCGTATAAGAATTTGTTATCTTAACTTACTCGAATACTCGTGCACGGCGTCTACTAATGCCAGCACATTATCTACGGGCGTATTTGGCAAGATGCCGTGGCCCAGGTTGAATATATGCCCCGGACGCCCTTCTGCCTTTTCTAGGATATTTGTGGCTAGGCGCTTGATCACTGAGGGTTGAGCAAAAAGGGCAACCGGGTCGAGATTGCCCTGTACCGCCACGTCGTATCCTAATCTTGCCCAAGCCTCCTTGAGGTCTACTCGCCAGTCAAGCCCGATCACAAATCCGCTTCTACCTCCGCTCAGTACAGGTCGAGTCGAACTACCGGCCTCCTTCATCATGTCGAGCAAGGCTGAGGTGCCGGTTCCAAAGTGTATGACCGGTACCCCCGGCTCTATATTTTGCATGAGCCGATGCATGTGCGGAAGGACGAATTCCCTGTAGTCATCGGGTGAAAGACAGCCAACCCAGCTATCAAAAATCTGCACCGCATCCGCACCGGAGGATATTTGGCCGTTGACATAAGCGACTGTTGCCGAAGTCAGTTGCTCCATAAGAGCGTGCCACATGCCTGAATCGGAGTACATTAGTTTTTTAGTGTTTTCGTAGTTTCTGGAGCCTCCGCCCTCGATTACATAGGAGGCGACGGTGAAGGGTGCTCCGGCAAAACCGATGAGGGCGAGGTTAGGGTCGAGCGCCCGGCGGGTGATTTTCACCGCATCATAAACAAATTGCATGGCATCAGGGTTAAACTCGGCCAAACTGTCAACGGCTTTACCCGAACGCACCGGCTTTTTAATCCTGGGACCGTCACCCTTTGAAAATTCGAGCTCTATCCCAAGTGGTTCGAGAATTAGAAGAATATCGGCAAATATAATGGCGGCGTCTACTGCCAGCCTTTCTGCCGCACTAAGCGTCACTTCGGCTGCCAGTTCCGGGGTCTTACACAGTTCTAAAAACGGCACCTTGGAGCGGAGTTCGCGATATTCGCGGAGAAATCGGCCGGCTTGACGCATCAGCCAGATCGGGGTGTAATTCGTGGATTCGAGACGGCAGGCTTTCATGAATACGGAATCGCGGGTGATTGCGGCCGTATCTTGACCTGGAGCTGCCCAAATCATGTCCACCCGACGCCAGCGATTGGTGTCTACCCCATTTTCGTGGGCTATTCTTTTCTTGTGCACTAGCGCCTCTCCGCGACGGGCCATCTCTCTCACCAGATTACCCATTTTCGGGCTATTAGGCTCGTAATCAGCGGAGAGCCCCACCTCGCGAAGAGCCTGTGTAGTGGTCGGGCCTATTGAACCAATAGCCACCCGCATAAATCCATTACGAAGCGTTTCTTCTAATCCTTCCATATTTGCAACCTGTATAACGTGGTGAACCTGCTGGGAGCTGGTAAAGAGTGAAATGTCAATCTGCCCTTCAACAATGGAGCATATGGCATTACGGAGCGGAGTCAGGTCTTCGGGTAGAGCCCAGCGGTAAACCGGAACAGGGGTAACCACCGCCCCGCGTTCTCTTAACCCGTCTAGTAATTCTCTATTCGAGATGCCGTATTCTTGTACCGCAATGCGCTTTCCCTCTATTGAAAGCTCGCTGTCGATGATGGCTAGAATGTCCCGCCAGGTGTTTGGCTCGGGAACGAGCACCTGGGGCTTGAGTCCCATCTCTCGAAGCGCGGCCACCGGTTTGGGCCCACGTGCTACTATAGTTGTGTTACCTAGTGCTTCGATGAATCTTTCATGCGAGTATTTCGTGGAGATGACGTCTGCCAGGGTGCGAGTACCCACTCCGGTAAGAAGAATGACTATATCCAGTTTCTCCTCAAATAAGTCCTCTGCAAATGCCAGCGCTTCGGTCGATTCCGAAAGCGGGACTTCGCGCATGGACGGCGCCACCAATGGGATTCCGCCATGATAGGATATTAACTTCTCAATCTCCTTGGCCCGGCGGCTTTCAAACGCCACAACCCGGAGTCCGTTAAAGTCGTTGGCCATTTTTTATGCTTGTGTTGAAGATATATGGAATTCTGTTTTTTAATTTGATCGAAAACGCTGAACCGCACTAACCTGTTTTTGAGTTTAGCACATGGGTAGGGGCGGTCAAGTTGACCGAGTACTCTAGATAGAGGCTAGAAGGGAAATATCGTAGAGACACAAAATTTTGTGTCTCTACAGAATAGGTGTCGAATTGGAGCGCTGAGATGTCGAGAGCTGGAATTTGATTTCTGTTGCGTTATGCTCTCACATAAATATCTTGTCAAAATTAGACTAAGGGTGATATAAACCAAGGTGCGTATTTAAAAGCAAGGTTTGATTCTTACCTTTATATTCTTTGGCACGCTGATGCAACCTTTTTATGATAAGAGGGAGAAAATATGGGAACAAAAATATTTCAGGTAGATGCATTCACTGACAAGCCTTTTGGCGGTAATCCCGCCGCCGTCTGCATATTATCCGAGCGGCGTGACGAGGAATGGATGCGGAATGTGGCCGGAGAGATGAATTTATCGGAGACAGCTTTTTTATACAGGCAGGCAGGCGGTTTTAATTTGCGCTGGTTTACTCCTACCGTTGAGGTCGACCTGTGTGGCCATGCCACGTTGGCAAGCGCCCATGTATTGTGGGAATCGGGGTATTTAAGAACTGACGAACGGGCACATTTCTTCACCCGAAGCGGTCTCCTCACGGCTGAAAAAAAGGGCGATTGGGTCGGGATGGATTTCCCATCAGAGCCGGAAGAGCGGGTGACCCCGCCGGATGAGCTCATCAAGGCTTTGGGGGTAGAGCCGAAATACGTCGGCAAAAACAGATTCGATTACCTCATAGAAGTCGAATCAGAACAAGTTGTTCGAAATATAAGACCTGACTTCAGATTGCTCGCTAGTCTTCCTGTTCGGGGAGTTATGGTGACCAGTCTTTCTGATTCCAAGGACTACGATTTTGTTTCTCGGTTCTTTGCTCCGGCTTCCGGCATCGACGAAGACCCGGCTACCGGGTCGGCGCACTGTTGCCTTGGCCCATTCTGGAAGAAGAGG
This genomic interval from Thermodesulfobacteriota bacterium contains the following:
- the hemE gene encoding uroporphyrinogen decarboxylase, encoding MANDFNGLRVVAFESRRAKEIEKLISYHGGIPLVAPSMREVPLSESTEALAFAEDLFEEKLDIVILLTGVGTRTLADVISTKYSHERFIEALGNTTIVARGPKPVAALREMGLKPQVLVPEPNTWRDILAIIDSELSIEGKRIAVQEYGISNRELLDGLRERGAVVTPVPVYRWALPEDLTPLRNAICSIVEGQIDISLFTSSQQVHHVIQVANMEGLEETLRNGFMRVAIGSIGPTTTQALREVGLSADYEPNSPKMGNLVREMARRGEALVHKKRIAHENGVDTNRWRRVDMIWAAPGQDTAAITRDSVFMKACRLESTNYTPIWLMRQAGRFLREYRELRSKVPFLELCKTPELAAEVTLSAAERLAVDAAIIFADILLILEPLGIELEFSKGDGPRIKKPVRSGKAVDSLAEFNPDAMQFVYDAVKITRRALDPNLALIGFAGAPFTVASYVIEGGGSRNYENTKKLMYSDSGMWHALMEQLTSATVAYVNGQISSGADAVQIFDSWVGCLSPDDYREFVLPHMHRLMQNIEPGVPVIHFGTGTSALLDMMKEAGSSTRPVLSGGRSGFVIGLDWRVDLKEAWARLGYDVAVQGNLDPVALFAQPSVIKRLATNILEKAEGRPGHIFNLGHGILPNTPVDNVLALVDAVHEYSSKLR
- a CDS encoding PhzF family phenazine biosynthesis protein; this translates as MGTKIFQVDAFTDKPFGGNPAAVCILSERRDEEWMRNVAGEMNLSETAFLYRQAGGFNLRWFTPTVEVDLCGHATLASAHVLWESGYLRTDERAHFFTRSGLLTAEKKGDWVGMDFPSEPEERVTPPDELIKALGVEPKYVGKNRFDYLIEVESEQVVRNIRPDFRLLASLPVRGVMVTSLSDSKDYDFVSRFFAPASGIDEDPATGSAHCCLGPFWKKRLDKEEFIAYQASSRGGVIRIRLASDRVYLGGQAVTVMRGEIV
- a CDS encoding DUF433 domain-containing protein, translated to MNDQQLLERITLNPKVMAGKPVIRGTHLTVEYILNLLAHGATLAEILQEYKGLLQEDIQAWLQLSFPNVVIGNL